Proteins from a genomic interval of Flammeovirgaceae bacterium SG7u.111:
- a CDS encoding aldose 1-epimerase family protein yields the protein MKFNIENETISVAINQKGAEFAGIKSKASGTEYLWQADPAHWGRHSCILFPFVGRLKNDEYKFEGKTYQLPQHGFARNLDFEIESQSKSHISLVLKESEETLKTYPFSFVLKAIYEVKGNTLSIGYEVENPSDNKDLYFSIGAHPAFNCPIDPAKKRSDYQLVFSEKETAKRLLIGDGGLYTGETEKTLDNQDFLPITDNLFAQDALVFDSLKSDTISIQSGSELPKLSVGFKGFPHMGIWSKNSESPFVCIEPWFGLADSTDHNGDFTKKTGMIKLAPKGKFSCEHTVSIEE from the coding sequence ATGAAATTCAATATCGAAAACGAAACTATAAGCGTAGCCATCAACCAAAAAGGAGCCGAATTTGCCGGAATCAAAAGCAAAGCCAGTGGCACCGAATACCTTTGGCAAGCCGACCCCGCCCACTGGGGTCGCCACTCTTGTATCTTGTTCCCCTTCGTAGGCAGGTTAAAAAACGACGAATACAAATTTGAAGGAAAAACCTACCAACTCCCTCAACATGGCTTCGCACGAAACTTGGATTTTGAAATAGAAAGCCAAAGTAAATCCCACATTAGCTTGGTATTGAAAGAGAGCGAAGAAACACTCAAGACCTACCCGTTTTCATTCGTGCTAAAAGCAATTTACGAAGTAAAGGGAAATACCCTCAGCATAGGCTACGAAGTAGAAAACCCTTCGGACAACAAGGACTTGTATTTCTCCATTGGCGCACACCCCGCCTTCAATTGCCCTATCGATCCTGCTAAAAAGCGTTCGGATTACCAATTGGTTTTTAGTGAAAAAGAAACAGCTAAAAGGTTGCTGATTGGCGATGGAGGTTTGTACACAGGGGAAACAGAAAAGACACTTGACAATCAAGATTTTCTTCCTATCACCGACAACCTTTTCGCCCAAGATGCCTTGGTCTTCGATAGCTTAAAATCCGATACCATCAGCATTCAATCGGGAAGCGAGCTTCCAAAACTGAGCGTAGGCTTCAAGGGCTTCCCCCACATGGGCATTTGGTCTAAAAATTCAGAATCGCCTTTTGTATGCATAGAGCCTTGGTTCGGCTTAGCAGATTCCACTGACCACAATGGCGACTTCACCAAAAAAACAGGCATGATAAAACTAGCACCTAAAGGGAAGTTTTCTTGTGAACATACGGTGAGTATTGAAGAGTAG
- a CDS encoding TIGR00730 family Rossman fold protein, with product MKNICIFCGSSPGKGKTYKKEAKAFGKLLAKNNYRLVYGGGSTGLMGAVADGVIDAGGKVLGVIPEFLIKKEIGHNKIHEMIVTDTMHERKQKMADISDAFIALPGGMGTMDELCEIVTWSQLGLHKKPIGIYNINGFFDLQLMMFDKMVEERFVSEAHRKIMINDYDPVRLLDKLKNYKSPVTEKWLDREKV from the coding sequence ATGAAAAACATCTGCATCTTTTGTGGCTCTAGCCCAGGAAAGGGAAAAACGTATAAGAAAGAAGCTAAAGCTTTCGGAAAACTTCTCGCCAAGAACAATTACCGTTTGGTATACGGCGGAGGAAGTACTGGACTGATGGGAGCAGTTGCCGATGGCGTGATAGATGCTGGAGGAAAAGTGCTAGGCGTAATCCCGGAATTCCTCATCAAAAAGGAAATAGGGCACAACAAAATCCATGAGATGATAGTGACTGATACTATGCACGAGCGAAAGCAAAAAATGGCGGATATTTCCGATGCTTTTATAGCCCTACCAGGCGGAATGGGAACAATGGACGAGCTTTGTGAAATTGTTACTTGGTCGCAACTCGGCTTACATAAAAAACCTATTGGCATCTACAATATCAATGGCTTTTTCGATCTTCAACTAATGATGTTTGACAAAATGGTAGAGGAACGGTTTGTGAGCGAAGCACACAGGAAAATAATGATAAACGACTACGACCCTGTCAGACTTCTCGACAAATTGAAAAACTACAAATCCCCTGTTACAGAAAAATGGCTTGACCGAGAAAAAGTCTAA
- a CDS encoding DUF2262 domain-containing protein: MINLFRKKNKDFEVFANEYRKEEKEILVLTNDQSGGAGKLNNSWDASQYFLAYFDLEKNKLKKGNGRINWLLTDKECNEHGTTYPYHFKSGTIYHLKVRELKDKTVPEGRLPSFYNRFMVVKVVKENVQNDELLEVLKEYRKPVKFTDEVLGEFELNKDYGMLDGSMDWLNENVSVSLEVDIDDKQTWNDTLNILKVLFNEQKQKDLEFKNFAGEKLTHLANDWLQDENKEITNDEFERRIKLSELVISYDGGDFTAYYNDDDMFNGHIITVYGNLKGGLESAQIEG, translated from the coding sequence ATGATAAATCTATTCAGAAAGAAAAATAAAGATTTTGAAGTATTCGCAAATGAATATAGAAAAGAAGAAAAAGAAATTCTTGTACTTACCAATGACCAATCTGGTGGAGCTGGAAAACTAAATAATTCTTGGGATGCTTCACAATATTTCTTAGCATACTTCGACTTAGAAAAAAATAAACTTAAAAAAGGTAACGGAAGAATAAATTGGCTTTTGACAGATAAAGAATGTAATGAACACGGAACAACTTATCCATATCATTTCAAATCAGGAACGATTTATCACCTTAAAGTTAGAGAGCTAAAAGACAAAACTGTTCCCGAAGGAAGATTGCCTTCCTTTTACAATCGATTTATGGTTGTGAAAGTTGTCAAGGAAAATGTTCAGAATGATGAACTATTGGAAGTATTGAAAGAATATAGGAAACCAGTAAAATTCACTGATGAAGTATTGGGCGAATTTGAACTAAATAAGGACTATGGAATGTTGGACGGAAGTATGGACTGGTTGAATGAAAATGTTAGTGTCTCGCTAGAAGTAGATATTGATGATAAGCAAACTTGGAATGACACTCTGAATATTTTAAAAGTTTTATTCAATGAACAAAAACAAAAAGATTTAGAATTCAAAAATTTTGCAGGAGAAAAGTTGACGCATTTAGCAAATGACTGGCTTCAAGATGAAAATAAAGAAATAACAAATGACGAATTTGAGAGACGAATTAAACTCTCTGAATTAGTAATAAGCTATGATGGTGGAGATTTTACAGCCTACTATAACGATGATGATATGTTCAATGGTCATATTATAACAGTTTACGGAAATTTGAAAGGTGGATTGGAAAGCGCTCAGATTGAAGGATAA
- a CDS encoding ROK family protein yields MTSQEVALGIDIGGTNTKLGLVNSVGNCLSESSIPTDSHKPIEDFLDRIATEVEKLKATAGLDVDIFAVGMGAPNGNYYTGTIEKAPNLGWGEIVPMAKLIEGKLGLKTTLTNDANAAAIGEMMYGVAQGMKNFVVITLGTGLGSGIVVNGDLVYGHDGFAGEVGHTTVFWGGRDLPTGRKGSLEAYASATGIRRTVFELLSKRLHPSPLRKMSFEELEAHHISEAALNGDPIALEAFEYTGKILGMKLSDVVAILSPEAIILFGGLAKAGDLITKPTKKYMEEYNLNIFQNKVKVLVSNLKGSNTAVLGASALAWKERDKAK; encoded by the coding sequence ATGACAAGTCAAGAAGTAGCATTGGGCATTGACATAGGTGGAACCAACACCAAACTAGGGCTGGTAAATAGCGTAGGTAATTGCCTTTCCGAATCATCTATCCCCACCGATTCCCACAAACCCATTGAAGATTTTCTCGATAGAATTGCCACTGAAGTTGAAAAACTTAAAGCAACTGCAGGGTTGGATGTCGATATTTTTGCAGTAGGCATGGGTGCTCCCAATGGAAATTACTACACAGGTACTATCGAAAAAGCACCTAACCTTGGCTGGGGAGAGATTGTCCCTATGGCGAAGTTGATTGAAGGAAAGCTTGGTCTAAAAACCACCCTCACCAACGATGCCAATGCAGCTGCCATAGGCGAAATGATGTACGGAGTTGCCCAAGGCATGAAAAACTTTGTAGTGATCACGCTCGGCACAGGGCTGGGAAGCGGCATAGTGGTAAATGGAGATTTGGTCTATGGCCACGACGGCTTTGCCGGCGAAGTGGGCCATACCACCGTATTTTGGGGAGGTCGCGACTTGCCTACTGGCAGAAAAGGCTCGCTGGAGGCATACGCTTCAGCAACGGGAATTAGAAGAACGGTGTTCGAGCTGCTTTCTAAAAGGCTACACCCTTCCCCGCTCCGCAAAATGAGCTTTGAAGAATTAGAAGCGCATCATATTTCCGAAGCAGCCCTCAACGGCGACCCTATCGCTTTGGAAGCATTTGAATATACTGGTAAGATTTTGGGCATGAAGCTTTCCGATGTAGTTGCTATTCTTAGCCCAGAGGCTATTATCCTCTTTGGTGGCTTGGCAAAAGCAGGAGACCTCATCACCAAACCTACTAAAAAATACATGGAAGAATACAACTTGAACATCTTCCAAAACAAGGTGAAAGTTTTGGTCTCCAACCTCAAGGGCAGCAACACCGCCGTATTGGGCGCAAGCGCCTTGGCTTGGAAAGAAAGGGATAAAGCAAAATAA
- a CDS encoding DUF1963 domain-containing protein, with translation MKEDVIKGIKSTELPDNIKHEVINSLTCRYLIEPRKENIQIGDSKIGGFPHLPRDYEYPQEVDYYYEFVGQLKLSDLYDNEISYLPNTGMLYFFIDDDFNVGNVNAKVIYLDIEPRNLQIKKPPENKKSRCEAFMDRTETTELKLSISKAYTIKQELIDNVIDNYIIKEKTSMADFDIEEFFTMDQVWGFTTTWGISEAPWSAYLTKRRFQSLYYLTTDYKIKYLKEKNIDLTQWVKNELEGVIAKRKESLAKYDKTLAIYPYWEQDLVDMEYTKLYIDEFMSNLEYHKSESKKWSMLLSLSSYYDAEIKFGDGKMEFFANSDDLENGNYDDIYCHIYN, from the coding sequence ATGAAGGAAGACGTAATAAAGGGAATAAAATCGACTGAATTACCAGATAATATAAAGCATGAAGTAATTAATAGCTTAACCTGTAGGTATTTAATTGAACCCCGTAAGGAAAATATTCAGATCGGTGATTCAAAGATTGGTGGTTTTCCACATCTTCCGAGAGATTACGAATATCCACAAGAGGTAGATTATTATTACGAATTCGTTGGTCAATTAAAATTGTCTGACTTATATGATAATGAAATATCTTACCTGCCAAACACGGGTATGCTGTACTTCTTTATTGATGATGACTTTAATGTTGGAAATGTGAATGCTAAGGTTATTTACCTAGATATTGAACCTCGTAACCTTCAAATTAAAAAGCCACCTGAGAATAAAAAAAGTCGATGTGAAGCGTTCATGGATAGAACCGAGACGACTGAACTTAAACTTTCTATTTCTAAAGCATATACCATTAAACAAGAGCTTATTGATAATGTAATTGACAATTACATTATTAAAGAAAAAACATCAATGGCAGATTTTGATATTGAGGAATTTTTCACGATGGATCAAGTTTGGGGGTTTACAACAACTTGGGGGATAAGTGAAGCTCCTTGGAGTGCTTACCTAACAAAAAGGAGATTTCAGAGCTTATATTACTTAACGACAGATTATAAGATTAAATATCTAAAAGAAAAGAATATTGATTTGACACAATGGGTAAAGAATGAATTGGAAGGTGTGATTGCTAAAAGGAAAGAGAGTTTGGCAAAGTATGATAAAACATTAGCTATTTATCCATATTGGGAACAGGATTTGGTTGACATGGAGTATACAAAATTATATATAGATGAATTTATGTCCAACCTAGAGTATCATAAATCAGAGAGTAAAAAGTGGTCAATGCTACTTTCACTATCTTCTTACTATGATGCAGAAATTAAATTTGGTGATGGTAAAATGGAATTTTTTGCAAACTCAGACGATTTAGAGAATGGTAATTATGATGATATTTATTGCCATATTTATAACTAA
- a CDS encoding anhydro-N-acetylmuramic acid kinase, with the protein MQKKYTVAGMMSGTSLDGLDLTCCEFEFEAGKWIYSILAADTFPYSAEWKAKLADLENQSALAYAQANADLGELMGTRLKEFLATNKLEVDFAASHGHTVFHQPEKKLTTQIGSGAAIAAASGTTTICDFRTLDVALGGQGAPLVPIGDELLFAQYDACLNLGGIANVSFQKDGKMIAGDTSACNMILNHLAGKKGLEYDDKGLLARSGTLENALFDQLNALPYFQEPFPKSLGKEWVLEHIFPLMENSTSPLANLACTFVHHIAFQLSEAFSKAGFDGKNLIATGGGTFNEFLVEKLQTYNPNIKVELPDPQTINYKEALIFAFLGVLRWRNETNCLSSVTGASHDNCGGAIYWAK; encoded by the coding sequence GTGCAAAAAAAATACACAGTAGCAGGAATGATGTCGGGCACGTCATTAGACGGGCTCGATCTTACTTGCTGCGAGTTTGAATTCGAGGCGGGAAAATGGATATATTCCATCCTCGCTGCCGATACCTTCCCCTACTCTGCCGAATGGAAAGCCAAACTCGCTGACCTCGAAAACCAATCGGCTCTAGCCTATGCCCAAGCCAATGCAGACCTTGGCGAATTGATGGGCACAAGACTCAAAGAATTTCTAGCAACCAACAAGCTAGAGGTTGACTTTGCCGCTTCGCACGGGCATACTGTTTTCCACCAACCTGAGAAAAAGCTTACTACCCAAATAGGTAGCGGAGCAGCCATAGCGGCTGCATCAGGCACCACTACGATTTGCGATTTCCGTACGCTAGATGTAGCCCTTGGAGGACAAGGTGCACCCCTCGTACCTATTGGCGACGAACTTCTCTTTGCCCAATACGATGCCTGCCTCAACCTAGGTGGAATTGCTAATGTATCCTTCCAGAAAGACGGCAAAATGATAGCTGGGGACACTAGCGCTTGCAACATGATCTTGAACCACCTAGCAGGAAAGAAAGGTTTGGAATACGATGATAAAGGGCTACTAGCCAGAAGTGGGACGTTGGAAAATGCCCTTTTTGATCAACTCAATGCCCTACCCTATTTCCAAGAACCCTTCCCAAAATCCTTGGGAAAAGAATGGGTGCTGGAACATATTTTTCCCCTGATGGAAAACTCTACCTCGCCCCTTGCCAATCTTGCTTGCACCTTTGTGCACCACATTGCTTTTCAGTTAAGCGAAGCTTTTAGCAAAGCAGGGTTTGATGGGAAAAACCTAATTGCCACAGGAGGTGGAACGTTTAACGAGTTTTTGGTGGAAAAGCTTCAAACCTACAACCCAAACATAAAAGTAGAACTACCCGACCCACAAACCATCAACTACAAAGAAGCCCTCATCTTCGCCTTCCTCGGCGTCTTGCGCTGGAGGAATGAAACCAACTGCCTTAGCTCTGTCACTGGAGCTAGCCATGATAATTGCGGGGGAGCTATTTATTGGGCAAAGTAG
- a CDS encoding ABC transporter permease, whose translation MIKTIKTIAAYNVANSMKNTLYIASKYILHNKIKTSILVACVTIILFLPAALEVLLNASEEQLMSRAKATPLLVGSKGSALDLCMNALYFDNESPELISLEGTKKIDASELASAVPIYNRFSAQGFPIIGTSLDYFKFRKLKLTNGRKFTMIGECIIGAKVAEALQLGVGQSIVSSPENLFDLAGIYPLKMNIVGVLAPSHSPDDLGIFTDLKTTWIIQGLGHGHQDVTKLEDESLIASRSDSVVQTTSKLMNYNEITEENIGSFHFHGDLTTYPITAVIAFPKDQKSGTLLQGKYLQQEEKYQIVKPTTVIDGLLQNIFRIRNVLDAVIAIVSFATFLALFLVFVLSTRLREAEIQTTFKIGGRKGTIAKFLLAEILISTLISATFAALLIAILHSNINELVRMLFMG comes from the coding sequence GTGATAAAAACTATAAAAACCATTGCTGCTTACAATGTAGCTAATAGCATGAAAAACACTCTTTACATAGCCTCCAAATACATTCTTCACAACAAGATAAAAACCAGTATTTTAGTTGCCTGCGTAACTATTATCCTGTTTTTACCTGCTGCGCTAGAAGTGCTGCTCAATGCCAGCGAGGAGCAGCTGATGTCACGGGCAAAAGCGACCCCGCTCCTTGTAGGCTCAAAAGGGAGTGCGCTCGACCTCTGTATGAATGCCTTGTACTTTGATAATGAATCACCCGAGCTGATCAGCTTAGAGGGAACAAAAAAGATTGATGCCTCTGAACTTGCTTCGGCCGTGCCTATTTACAACCGCTTTTCCGCTCAAGGCTTCCCCATCATCGGGACTAGCTTGGACTACTTCAAGTTCAGAAAGTTAAAACTGACAAATGGAAGAAAGTTTACGATGATAGGCGAATGCATAATTGGCGCCAAAGTAGCCGAAGCTTTGCAACTTGGTGTGGGGCAAAGCATTGTTTCTTCCCCCGAAAACCTATTTGACCTAGCGGGAATCTATCCTCTCAAAATGAACATTGTGGGCGTGCTAGCTCCCTCTCATTCACCCGATGACCTCGGCATTTTTACCGATCTCAAAACCACTTGGATAATCCAAGGTTTGGGACATGGACACCAAGATGTCACCAAACTGGAAGACGAAAGCCTCATTGCTTCCCGCTCCGATTCTGTTGTACAAACAACTTCCAAGCTCATGAACTATAATGAAATCACAGAAGAAAACATTGGCTCGTTCCATTTTCACGGAGATTTGACCACCTACCCCATTACGGCAGTCATCGCTTTCCCCAAGGACCAAAAATCAGGGACGTTGCTTCAAGGAAAATACTTGCAACAGGAAGAAAAATACCAGATAGTAAAACCCACTACTGTAATAGATGGCTTGCTCCAAAACATCTTCCGAATTAGAAATGTGCTCGATGCGGTTATAGCCATTGTATCATTCGCCACTTTCTTAGCCCTGTTCTTAGTCTTCGTACTTTCTACCCGATTAAGAGAAGCTGAAATCCAAACCACGTTTAAGATTGGAGGAAGAAAAGGAACGATCGCTAAGTTTTTACTAGCCGAAATCTTGATTTCAACTCTCATTAGCGCAACATTTGCAGCTCTGCTCATCGCTATTCTTCATTCCAATATTAATGAGCTGGTTCGTATGCTTTTTATGGGATGA